The following is a genomic window from Pseudomonas parafulva.
CAGCTATGCCGAGGGGCATATCGAAGGGGCGCATTTCGCAGACCTGGAGCGTGACCTCAGCGGACCTGTGATCAAGGGCCGCAGTGGCCGACATCCACTGCCGGATCCGCAGCGGCTGGTCGAGCGCCTGCGCGCCTGGGGCGTGGACAACGACAGCCAGGTGGTGCTCTACGACGATGGTCCCGGCGCCTATGCCGCCCGCGCCTGGTGGCTGCTGGCTTGGCTGGGCAAACGTGACGCAGTGTTCCTCCTCGACGGTGGGCTCAAAGCCTGGCATGCCGCGCATCTGCCGCTGAGCCTGGACCCGCCGGCGCAGCGCGAGGGCAGTTTCGCCGGTGAGCCGGACCTTGCGCTGCTGATCGATGCCGAGCAGTTGGCCAAGCGCCTGGACGCGCCTGATTTGACCTTGATCGATGCGCGGGCGCTGCCGCGCTTTCGCGGGGAAGTCGAGCCGATCGACCCGGTGGCCGGACACATCCCTGGCGCACAGTGCGCCACGTTCACCGACAACCTGGGTGCTGACGGACGCTTCCTGCCTCCCGAGC
Proteins encoded in this region:
- a CDS encoding sulfurtransferase — protein: MPLAQLITPPQLAERLGSPGLVILDCRFALEDPDYGQRSYAEGHIEGAHFADLERDLSGPVIKGRSGRHPLPDPQRLVERLRAWGVDNDSQVVLYDDGPGAYAARAWWLLAWLGKRDAVFLLDGGLKAWHAAHLPLSLDPPAQREGSFAGEPDLALLIDAEQLAKRLDAPDLTLIDARALPRFRGEVEPIDPVAGHIPGAQCATFTDNLGADGRFLPPEQLRQRFDQKLADRAPQQLVAYCGSGVTACHNLFALALAGYPLGRLYAGSWSEWINDADHAIEVGD